The Triplophysa rosa unplaced genomic scaffold, Trosa_1v2 scaffold103_ERROPOS65457, whole genome shotgun sequence genome contains the following window.
GAACCTTATTTCAGCTTGCCATATGCTCAGGCTCCTTGGAAGCCCCACAGGACCTGGTAGCTAAAGAGAAACCTCGGAAAAAAGCCGAAGAGAATAAAGCTACGGAAGAAAGAACCACGGCCCTCCCCACTGAAGGTGTCAACTTTGGCAGTTATCTAATTCTACCTGTCCAGTTTTAGGCAAAAATTACGTTCTTTTTCATCAATAACATTATTTTCATATGTCTTTgttgaaatttgttttattgttcttGTTTACACAGCTGAAGTGAAGAGTTACTTTCAGGAGTATGTGTCCAACTTCAAGAACACACCTACTCTGGCCTTCCTTCGTTCACTGGAGAAGAAGATCGTCGATCACTTCAAGTTCAAAGATTTCAGTCATCTACAGCAAGGAACTTTTTTGGATTTCATTGTCAAAAACAAAAAGGTATGTGCTTCCTGTTCTCCTCTTATTTTCATCGGGGATCAGGATTCTTTCAATTTGCCTGTCACAACTCGCCTCGTTTCATTTCTTTCGCAGGTTTTGCAGGAGACAGCAGGAGGCTCTCTTTCCATTGACAACCAGGACCCTGGAACGTATGGCTTCAGACCATCCAGACAGGATGTGTTTGAATTCATAAAGCAGTGCGATGAGGGAGATGAGGGAGATGTGAGTTTTAAATGCGTGTTGCGTGTCAAGATGACTTGTGCAGTTTTCAGGACAGTTGAAAGTCCTCCTGCTTACAGAAATATGTAGCATGCAAAGAATAACAAACAAGTGTGCTTGTCTTTAAACAGATTTTGCAACAAATGTACGCTTGGAATGGATGTGGGTATTGACATCTTTTATGCTTTCTTGTTTGGGATTAGTTGGCATTCGTGGAGGCTGCTCTGAGGAACCATTACCGGATAAAGGACAGTCGGGAGCTTGGTCACGGGCCCCTAGGTTTTCTTGTGGATTACACCCAGCGGCAAAAAGAACTCAGCGGAGATGCCATCACCAGTGTTGTGCGCTACGAGTGTCCTCTGCTCCCCATCGATTCTGGGTGAGGCGAAGACGAATTCTTGCACTTGTACAGTACTCATCACTTCAAATCTGTGACCAGAAATTGGGTTTACATATCTTATTCTGGTTGGAATAAGCCAATTCAAAACACCAGGACAAGGACAGAATACTTCCAGCATTACCAGTGACAAGTaacattttttactgttttagaATGATAAAATACCACAAATACCACTATTTGGTATAGTACAAAATACCACAAATAAGGAAAACACTTGGTATATATGCCCAGAATGGGGCAATTCAATGCAAATGTCTaccttaaagggattgttcatccaaaaatgaaaattgctcctaacctgtataaatgtctttgtttggttgaacacaaagaaagatatttggaagaatgttagcaactgagatttctggggcaccagtCTATGCACTTTAGCATAGCCTGATATTTTCCTGATGTCTGAACTCTACCATCAGGAGTTtcgtaaaatataaacataatttaaatttctttttgactgaaaatgtcacatccttAACACTGGAATTACCCAGTATTGAATACTTACTATTACTTGATTGTTGTTTTGGTTAATATCAATTTATACAGatacattttaacattaaatgaatagtttacccaatgaaaattctctcagaATTGACTCCCCCttatgccatcccagatgtacagtatatgacttcctgtcttcagttgaacacaaaagaagacactttgaagaatgtaggacatcaaacagttctggggcacttttgacgtcattgtattttttcctactatggtagtcaatggggggcaaaacctgtctggttataagcattcttccaaatatctttctctgtgttcatcagaacaaagacatttatacagatttggaacaactcgaaggtgactaaatgatgacacaattttcatttttgggtttagtatcattttaaaatcacaTTCACCATCACATTATCTTCTATGAAGCAAAATATCCAAaaggcacatacagtacattcatcACAAAAGTAATCGAAATCCAAATACAGGTCACtaaatgtttatgtgtgtttttagcGAGTGTGGGCCGGATATGGTTGGTCTGCTAGGAGAGGTGAGCCGTGATAAAGCGCTGGCGTGTCTCCTAACAGCCCCTCTACTGCAGGACCTGGAGGAATGGAGCCAGTGGGAGCTGGTGTTTCAACCCAATCATGGCTCTCTCAAAGAGTTCATCGACAAGTACTGTGGTAGGTCAACATTagaaacttaaataaaaatgcattcaaaACCTCCATATGAccctttcttctgctgaacacaaaagaagatattttgaaaaatgtttcagtggttttgtgtccataaaatgtaAGTCAGTGGGGTTCAAAGTGTTTTGACTACCAACGCCTTTTTTATCCAGGTAAGACAGAACTGCTGGCTCTTGAGGTGTCTCCTGGTGTGTTACTGAGGGTCACTGCTGATACGGGTGCTGCGCACTTCTCAAAGGCTGCTCTGGCTCTAAATCCAGTTGGCACAGCTGGCCACTTGGTCTCCATTGTGGTGGCTGATGGGATACCGAACACCCCCACAGCGCTCCTAGCCAATCACATGGAGAGTGCATTGAATGTAGCAGTTGCACAGGAAGGTAGGAGGTGCTCTTGTCACACCGCAAGTGTCACAACACTTTGTCATGTTTTAGTCACTGTCCTTCACATTTTGAACTGAACTGGTATGTTTATCTGACTCAAAAGACTTGTTTTATGACTTGTTTTTTTCTCCCATAAACATATTTTGGAGTTAGTGTAATatactgtttgtgtttttgattgGAAACAGAAATAACACCAGGGGAAAATGGCTACTCGTACCACGCTGTGGCCAGATTTGTGCTGGAATGCATCGCTCAGATGCCAACAAGAATTTGCAAGGAACTTCTGCAGCAGGTACCGAGCAATGCTACCCTTTTCAGttgcaaaataaatgaatctgtcaTCACATTCCTCTCATAAAATTCTTAAAGCCACCAGCTTTTATCAGTATAATAATATCCTCTTGTGGAGAGACATCAGTAGTATTAGTCAAACATTAATAGGGAGTTATAATTTGCCGTCATGACTCTGAGGTTATACAGTAGAAGACTTTTGTTGCTGGTGACAGGAAACTGACACAAGATGATGTCTTGGCAGCTGGTGGGTGGATTGCAAGGCTCTCATAAGGGGGAAAAAGTGCTATATCTAGGTTGTTGTCATGACAACCATTGCCAAGTGTCATTTAGCAGGGCACATTCTTCGGGGGGTTAGAAGATCACTCTTGTCAGATCATTAGTCTCTGACGCCTGTTCTGCTGTTCCTTCATTCCCATTTAACACAACCATTTTCACCAAGTTCAAAGAGAGGTTAGATCTAACTTTGCCTGGATCATGTTTGGTTTATGATTAGAGAATAGGCTGGTACATCATCCAAGCCGATTAATCggacccaaacttaacttcggGTAGACCTCTGTGAACTGTGAAGTAGTATAATTTAATTCAATACGatcaatatacaataaaatataaataaaatataaaataaattgttatattataaccaaacaaagGAAGTTAAtttcgggccaggcgcgtgtGTCTGATAAAACCGTCTATATTTATAACTtcaagttattttgtatttaaatatattcattAATATGATTATTTGTTATTCATTTAATCAAACTGTTTCATGTCATGTTGAAGAACAGCTTTTGCCGTGGTTAAACACTATAATGCATGGCCACTTGTTGCTTATTGATTTAGTGATAACTAATTGTATTAAAGAATGTGTAAAATGAGttcttaatgtatatttaatttatgttatgtACATATTAGCCATCAGTCACTCTGTTCTTCTGATGTCACGTTATGTAAAAAAGAAGGTAAGGGTGGGTTTGAATCCATTTGAATTATATATGTGACCCAGTgagtctcaaaatctaattatgagataacaagcatcaaagtttgattttaaccattcATTTGactattgttttaatttttgtcaTGTCCTTACTCACTcaatattaaaggaacagttcaccccaaaaagacaatacggtcatcatttactcaccctcaggttgttccaaatctgtatgaatatctttgttctggttgaacacagaggaagatatttgtaagaatgcttgcaaccaaacagtttttggccaccattgacaaccatagtaggaaagatttattttcacaatgtctttgttctgttgaacacacaaaaaaagatattttgttggaaagcaaacagttctgggacacttttgactaccattgtcattttccttactatggtaatcaatggtggccatgaattgtttggttataggcattcatccaaatatctttctctgtgttcctcagaacaaagacatttacacgaGTAAACCAGGGTGACCTGTCCCTTTATGGATatcaatgttttagtttcaAAGGAtgttttacattatgtagaatgattttatgtagaaaaaagTAAAGCGCAAAAAAAGAccttagctgggttttcacagactaggtcacatatgaaaaaaaaacgtcGAAAGCAAGTGTCCCttgttatgtactgtatatttattatatttttttctgaaatgcacAGCGAGACACAGCTTGTAGTTAATAATTTACTCTGATGTCATTTCGCAGGTGTTCTTGGAGCCGCTCTCTAAAGTGCTTGGTCAAGCTAAATCTAAAACGCTCCTCCTGGACGCTGCTTATTCAGAAACACGTTACCTGAACAAACTTCATCAAATGGGGCTGCTTCTGGGTATAACTGAGTGGAGAACTGACTTCAACAACAAACTTGTTCTGCCAGCTGCTCCTGAAGTGCCCTTACTCATGAAGGTTTGATTTTTTCTTTTGGTTCAGTAAATTACTTTAATGTTTCTTATGAGATTGCAAGGGCCACAAACCCACTTGTTAGGCAGTAACGATGCAATTTTTCAACACATTTCTATATAAATAATTCTATCAATGAAACAAGCCAGAGTTTTGTATGCATGCACTAGTACTAGTTACTTCACAGATTTAGGTTTCACTTacataaaattgtaaaaacatagGAACGGTTTGCGTCGTATTATAGTCAAATATAATAATCTGAGGTTCATTGAGCGAGTAACCAAGCTAAATTGGTGACGAAGCGGCTTGTCTGATTGATTCAGTTCATAATTTGGACAAATGACTCTTGTGATTGATTCACTTTGATTCACCTATGGTTATGGCTGATTGAATCATTAAATTGCACACATGAGGAAATTTATTTGCTTGAGTTTCGTGTGCACTCAGCAAGAACAACAcgataacaaacaaacaaaatttaagTATTAGATATAATGtgcagaatacatatttctgTTGTAGAGATGCAGATTCATCACATTTAGAGCAATGCTGATAAATACAGGAAATTCCTGGTTTTGATTGGGAATGTTTTCCTTGCAGTCTGTGGTGGAAGACTCCATGAGTGACATGTCATCTGTATTGAGTCTGAATGAGATGGACAATGAAGAAGAAACTGTGCTCAGCACTTCTTCTAGCAGCCCTGGAGGAGCCCATCAGCAAGGTAAGCTTTGCTGACAGAGCCTTCATctaaattcagttttttttttcagttcattatatgagttgtgcttttcacaattcATATTGTTCCAAAGATGCGTTATAAAGAAAAGCGCCTTACAAATCCCCCAGTGAGCCAAAACGACTTcctaaaatattaaacagattAGAAAGAAACCTTGGGAAGGACCAAAACTCATGTGAGGAAAGTCTCCTCCTCAGGCTGGCGAGTATTTAAACAAATGCATCTAAAGCATACATAGATTCACAACCTACTTTTTAatcttaatgtttaatgttcaacCTTTACCTAtgcacatttaaaatcaaacataaaTGAGCCCTTTAAAGCATTTCTATTTGTTTCTTCATTCAGACGATGAGGGCGATGAGGATGAGCAGATGTTTGAGCTGGTGTCTGAGCATGGTGAAGTCACAGACAGCAGTGTGCAGAGGGAAGAGGAGAACCAAGACCTTCAGGATGAAGATCAGATGACATCTGCTCAACCAGAGGACAATGAGCACAAAGCAATCATAGAAGACATCAGGTTCACTCCGCTTTTGGTtttacttaaaggaatagttcaccccaaaatgaaattcagtcgtcatttacttattttcagttcttaagaCAGGTTAAGGTCAGTTTcactgactttctttattctgcaaaacacaaaagaatatattttgaaaaatgtcggtaaaagaaaactgttggtcccctttgacttctgtatggagacaaaaccaatgcaagtcaatgcggaccaacggttttctttcaccgacatttttcaaaatatactttaaaattACTGCAAAAGTAAGAAATCcataccggtttgaaatgtcaagagggtgagtaaatgatgacagaattttaattttggggtgaactatccaatGCAACGTATGAAAGATGCATTTTCGAAGCTTGAATCTGATTGGACGAGACAATCTAGGTGTACTGATATAACGCAAAATCAGAAATTGAACTCTTCACGGTTTTATAAAATGATACTCTGACAAACTTACAGTAGAAACtcaataatgttttaataatgcaATATCGCTTGAGTAGGAGTGTGATAGTTCTCTTATATCAGCATGGCTTAGGTCAGAGGCACGAGGCTGCAGGCAATCACAGCCGCTGTTATAAGAGCACTATCACACGACTAGGAGTgcgatattgcatttatacaacagttcgacAGCACAAGTTTATAGATAAATCAGAAACCGTTGTGAATGGTGGAATATCTcatggctctcagccaatcagattcgagaaccagaaagaactgttgAATAATGAAGCTTGAATGTTTTCTTTACATTGCTACAACTTTTACAGTTATGGTCAGTATTAATGCTGTCACCACATGATGTTATAGGAAAACAGAGTTTGGCATCGGTGTCGAGCTCAACGAGGAGGGTCAGAACTTAATGAGAAAGCAACAGGCGAGACTGGGCCGAAGCCTGGAACGTCTCTCCACTGAGCTCTACAGCAAGGACACACACTTTGTCCTGGAGCTCATACAGGTCCCTgctcaaatattttaaaagaatgCACCACATGCAAAGACTCTATTATGAAATAAATTGGTTTGTGTGCAGAACGCTGATGATAACAGTTATCCTAATGGTGGAGAGCAGCCAGCTCTCACCTTTGTGGTGGAGAGAGACTGCATCACCATTTTAAACAATGAGTGTGGGTTCGAGGAGAAGAACATTCGTGCCATCTGTGATGTCGGCAGGAGCACAAAGGGAAAACATAAATATGGCTACATTGGTACGTGAAAAAATTCTTGGTATTCGCGTATAGCTGCAGTATGTGttgtaaaatgtgtgtttttgtctctATGCTCCCACGGCTTGTTTTTACCAACACCTCTCAACTTTGTGATACAGGGCAAAAGGGCATTGGCTTTAAATCGGTTTTTAAAGTCACCAACTGTCCTGAGATCCACTCCAATGGCTTCCACATTCAATTCGACAAGACCAGCAGCCCCATGGGATACATTCTGCCACACTGGGTTGACCTTGAAAGACCCGTGGGCTCTGTTGCCAAGGAGATTTCTgagaaaaggtaaaaaaaatcacaagatgTTTAGATAAAAAAGCATTGATATTCCACTCTGGCATGCTttgaaaactgtcaaaatgagtTAATGACTTAAATATTAAAAGCCTTTCTGAAAtggataacacaataaaaaaaattagctttaatttttactgtttctttatgaagtttaacatcCTGAATACGAAAATAAATCAACGATACTCACAAAAACATTCGGTATCATACTCGTatgcagaaatgacaaggtacttgcataacactgagctcaaaacaacagtttaacataaaagttactaaaaatgagtcgtccaaaacttcagaagtgtacatttggtagtttttgtcttttatgactaatactgtcctcacaaaccaagttccagatgtagtcacccatcatcgcttcatcccaccttccctgtgaTACAGACATTTCTAGGAATATTCTGACAGTGACATTtggaaaatcattttaaaaatatgtaaaaaaatgtgtacagtttttgtttatttgcaatataccaacatatcgtaattaatgatataagctcaaaatttacttcagctaaatactgtatacactaaaacattgatgctacatgaaaataaataatgtattaccacaataattagcatcacagaattgtacaagaactgtAAAAAGATCAGGCGAGAAAAAAGTTACACTGTGTAATACATCAAATTGTGCAGCGTGTCGACAGATGTATGATTTTCAACTAGTGGATGATTTTTCTTATAGAATTTTCTATAGACTTATTGAATATTGCTTTGCAATATGACACGAGAAATCAGGATTATTCTAGAAACCACACAGTactccttagcaaccacatagcaacacatTCCAAAGCATTCAGAACATCATCGCAACTTCACTCATAACACCCCAGCATCATGGCGAGTTTTGCATGGACGTACGAAAATGTAAAAGTCTAGTTAAAGTGAcactttttgtgatttttaaaacatgttttattaaaatgattttatttcagATGGACCACAAAGATCCACCTCCCTCTGCGATCAGAGAGCTACCAGACAAAAAACCTTTTCCATGATGTGCATCCCTCTCTTCTTCTTTTCCTCCATCGTCTTCGTTCCATCGCTATTTTCAATGAGGTAATAATGCGCCTTCCAGTGACCGCCTCATGCCCATCCATCCAGATGATAAAACACAACTTTTGTTGCATCTTTACAAGACGGAGAAGCATTCGATGACGATGACCCGCCGAGATTTGAGCCATAATGTTCTGGAGGTGGCACACACGGGTGGCGTCGAGCGCTGGCTTGTGGTCAAGAAAATGCTTTACCCTAAAAAGGCAAGTTGTTGATCTTTGACACACACTTGGTAGCATATGCTCAAATGAATTAAGGGTAAAATGATGCTTTCGTGTTGTTTACCTGCAACCACGTCCCAGATTCACCTTCTCTAAATTGGACTCTGTTCCGTCGTCTTGACATGGCATCCCACAAGCCtttgcttttaataaaatgtgctGCTATGTTTAGGGTGTTACGCAAGTGTTCTGCTGCTTTATACCCCTGAGACTAAAAGTTTTAGGCACTCTCGTCTCTTTCAAACTTCATGCAAGAAGCCTTATTAGCAAAGTGCAGGGAATGTGGTTCTTTTGTCTGGGGGTTTGTGCAGTCACAATTTGTACTTTCTGTGCACTCCATCCACAAAGACAATTGCAggtctttctgtctgtttttatcATAACTTCTTTACTGACTTGAGATGCACAATATGGCGTAGTGGTTAGACTGTGTTTTCAGGATTTTATGATTGTAACGAGGGGCATGAAAACCCACCACCCCTTCAACAGCAAGAACATAATTACTAAGAGCATAGATTTGGTTTGAACTTTGAGTTGAAATGCGTATGCGTATGCAATCTATACATATCCATCAcgatttgtttcattttaagtttagtttttttcaATGGAGAGGCTCAGAGATTACGtttttttgtaggctaacctggAAGTGCGTGCCGCTTGTTACCTCGACCAAATCCtttgcatttttcccatagacttttggaagatcacaaaaaataagctctgtgattaacaaaggtttatgatgtttacacgttttgtctatcaagatagtctttacaaatgaacacaacacttgttacttttgaagcctaaatacaatcggcagaagtaaaaagctaacacgatgctataaataGACTACACTTCAGGTCGcttgatatcaacgtcaccaccacctccgacaactctttctaacgtgttccctggtaagtgaTTACTCTGCGAATGAATACGCATCtatgttttaagagatttgtgcccatgttgcattatttgtgagctttatatgcgcgatgacgtctaacgtccccgtcAAAGGAAGTAGTAgtttttagcaacttgttagcaaccgccgtttttaagacacaatgaggctttaaaaaatcacaagcgggttataattggtgtgttttatgtcatagaataaaacgtgaaaatattagaggttttgtttaccacagaccttatttcgggcgatttacctaaaacccattaaaaaaacccatagactttggagcgatggaaccagaaatcctaaaatgctaactcgcttacgggttttgcatacaaaaatacgtcatctctgagcctctccaTTGTTAATACTACACTTGCAAAAGTGATATTCAGGAAAACTACACTCTTGCTTATGTGATATTGCATGTTATAGAATGCACAATGTTCGTGATGTCACACAGTTTTaaggtccgtgtatcatctgatcatttgattattccattcaatataacaaacggaaaaataaaaaaacagtagatatttcttttttccgtaaaaaaaacgatgtttttcttcttatttcatcttgaaacgggaaatccaataaataaataaaccaaaacgaaataacgaccccaattactgtttttctcatttttgggtgatgacggatttctgcgagcgcggcagcgcgcctagagctcttcacgaatctcgcgatcgatcagttatcatttacaatggcttcactcgagctgtacatgtttcatattcatcaaatgttttaaaataatatgacATATCACGAGATATCGGAAAAGAGGCCGCATGCTCTCTGGGGAACACTGCAACATTATTATGGTCCCTCCGTGAGGTACATGCTCTGGCATGTTACCTAAAAACAGTAGCCTAAACTGATGCAATGTAATAGTGCAAACGACTACATAAAAACCTCACAGTttcaacacaaactgaacatCTTTTATGAATTACTCTATAGCAGGACAGTAGTTTTAGCTGGGGGAACCTAATGAACTCGGTTGAGTGAGGTTACGGGGGGGGAGGGGCTGTTCGCATCACATAatttataaattacaaaagtaatttatggatttacacctttgctgctgcaagccagctgtggctacttaattgtttacttaaatgtcagatattaaaagcaataatgctaacaaacttcgactgtaagctctggaaagtattgtatgtgaacggcagtgttcaatatatatttttgaagtaTTTTCCACAGTCATGTCCTCCTCTCTCAGTGTGACTCTTTTAGTGGGAGTGaaagtacaaacaaagcatatgcaaatgcattcatttccatttcgaGCTTTGCAAGTTCGCATGCACTTGATCCCGTTAAGCGGCTGtacattgcgcatgcgcaaagcgTGCGCGCGCAGAAGACCCTGggaaatcacccaaaaatgaaaaaactataattagggtctttatttcgttttggtttatttatttattggatttcccttttaaggctgaaataagaagaaaaacatcgttttttttattttttgtgaatacagaaaaacgaaatatcgactgtttttttctttttccgtttgttatattgaatggaataatcaaatgatccaCGGACCTATTAACCTGAGCTGAGTGTTTTTTGGATCTGTGTTTGTAACAGGTTAAAGAAGATATGGAGTCAACAGAACTAGCCTTGGCGTTCCAGCTCAGCGACTCGTCTTCGGGTGACGCGATACCTCAAAAACAGCCCGTCTTTGCCTTTCTTCCACTTCGCAGCTTTGGTTTCCGTTTCATCATCCAAGGTTCAGGATCATATACGTGACTcctagtttttttctgtaagtGAATGTCACGTTTTCCaatgtcattttttcttttttaggtgATTTTGACATCCCGTCCTCCAGAGAGGATGTGGACAGGGACAGCTCCTGGAATCAGTGGCTCCGCTCGGAGATCCCACAGCTGTTTGTGCATGCCATGGACGTCTTCAATGTAAGAGAGAAGTGGAAGACAGCATTCTTCCATTCATGCAAATAAACCATTTACATTAGATTTGCTTTTTAACTCCAGCCTGAGATGGAGGTCATGGCAAATACCGTTTTCTTTtctatattgatttatttagtattaaaacaggaaaatagGATTAGACCTATTAAAAGTTTACGTCACAGCCATGAATTATTTGCTACTTGAGATTACTATTCAGTAGATGGTCTTAGAGGAAGAAACAGTCTTATTGTTAATATTTGTAGCTCTCTTTTTCTGGAagagtttgtaaaataaatgtgtatttttataaatgaattgACCCTAGACAACAAAACCTGTCTTAAGGGACAATTTTTCGAAATTATGATTTTTACATCATATGAACGCTGAATAAATAGGCTCTCTATTGATGTacgtttgttaggataggacaatatttggccgaagtctggaatctgagggtgcaaaaaatctaaatattgagaaaactgcctttgaagttgttaattagagacgctgtagcaggccgttgctaagaagaagcaggtttgttttaaagctctctattggcttactgctgtaatgatgttgtggagagtagatgaacccgaaggCTTAACATAGATatcaaacttgagtgggtaattctcaaAGAGCGGCCAGCATTaaatttacggtaggaaatgtacaaaatatcttcatggaacatgatctttacttaaagtagaagttcacccaaaaatcaactttgtgttattttttactcacccacatgacggtaaatatgtttagagaacttccggcgtcttcggagcacaaatagagatatttaggtgacagccgagagatttccaggcctcctcatagacaccATGGTGTCaatttttgccaaggtccagataagtactaaagacattgttaaattggtccatccgcgcatagtggctcagctgaattttttttaagcgacgagaatgctttatgtgcgaaaaacaaaccaaaataccgactttaatcaatatattctcctctgtcttgtcagtgtatggtgCGCGTTCATGAGAGCACTTTTAACACATAAAGCATTGTcatcgcttcaaaaaaattaaactgagccactatgcgcggatggaccaatttaacaatggctttagtacttttctggaccttggcaaaaactgacaccatggtttcaatgaggtggcctggaaagctctcggaaGTTCTCTAAGCATGTTTAACGTcacgtgggtgagtaaaaaatcacacaaagtttatttttgggtgaactatccctttaatatcctaatgatttttagcATCAatgaaaaatcgataattttgacccatacaatatAGTTTTGGCTATTACTgcaaatgttcccgtgctacttaagactggttttgtggtccagggtcacaattttGCAAATACCTGCAACAGTGTGAAACTAACAGACACGGACCAATATATACAACACATTTCATAACTTTGATTTCATGGGGTCCTTAAGGATATTTACACTACAGTACATGGTGTTAAC
Protein-coding sequences here:
- the LOC130549349 gene encoding uncharacterized protein LOC130549349 isoform X3; translation: MKPKCVAHALFSHSPKHNTLHASCGAHMAAMDSDINVDDSPKRAICKKVVKTVKKHPRGIALDKLAKIFAERFKQELLPAELGFPSLEAFVASLEELVVEDGMIFHKKNIVLTGADYEKTCNDVVELVKRHSDGVPVSKIAVVFRQAYDRPLKKKELAFSSIAAFIDSLSKQLYVYSGQIYYGCVKPEPSTPTAAMSISGVFKDVVELVQENPKGIPLRKLSMFFSQKYRRNLSVSELGFRSIPAFIDSLRDELLVDKERVYHKDHRAAAVSTPVNKDPKPSRTVTLTKLDSGHKDNRQAGANCLDEPPQNINEGEKKVQPTAIRAGVNEQGSPLLQTWTAPLMTTSNNLSTLEFPALGSEAEEKLKEGKGPVFYESFYSQLREEHSANVRAADALQEYSAGRRRQDMSADDVNSLAEDVMRALAADGEHVTIDRVMSRVCSLLQVSSLFALKIDPRRQLPILQELQRTFKEINMFLASVEAVSSVCTLYELGQAVANLKNKKRFEELHLGPLCKIPIIHRMFKIDGNTKDDDIHQIETVDILRSLRIFRRKCRAQRVDLAEFLKHLADQYSCESPYELGIRIQSLGLPISTINRASATEHSCMDRAKEAIQKEIQEEVETRLFKIKKSLLEPAQGPVLFSQTGCLELRKKYVNMTASDAVFEVFINAEGIFSKSMTKSVQTFLTCIQRDRLARTLFQLAICSGSLEAPQDLVAKEKPRKKAEENKATEERTTALPTEAEVKSYFQEYVSNFKNTPTLAFLRSLEKKIVDHFKFKDFSHLQQGTFLDFIVKNKKVLQETAGGSLSIDNQDPGTYGFRPSRQDVFEFIKQCDEGDEGDLAFVEAALRNHYRIKDSRELGHGPLGFLVDYTQRQKELSGDAITSVVRYECPLLPIDSGECGPDMVGLLGEVSRDKALACLLTAPLLQDLEEWSQWELVFQPNHGSLKEFIDKYCGKTELLALEVSPGVLLRVTADTGAAHFSKAALALNPVGTAGHLVSIVVADGIPNTPTALLANHMESALNVAVAQEEITPGENGYSYHAVARFVLECIAQMPTRICKELLQQVFLEPLSKVLGQAKSKTLLLDAAYSETRYLNKLHQMGLLLGITEWRTDFNNKLVLPAAPEVPLLMKSVVEDSMSDMSSVLSLNEMDNEEETVLSTSSSSPGGAHQQDDEGDEDEQMFELVSEHGEVTDSSVQREEENQDLQDEDQMTSAQPEDNEHKAIIEDIRKTEFGIGVELNEEGQNLMRKQQARLGRSLERLSTELYSKDTHFVLELIQNADDNSYPNGGEQPALTFVVERDCITILNNECGFEEKNIRAICDVGRSTKGKHKYGYIGQKGIGFKSVFKVTNCPEIHSNGFHIQFDKTSSPMGYILPHWVDLERPVGSVAKEISEKRWTTKIHLPLRSESYQTKNLFHDVHPSLLLFLHRLRSIAIFNETEKHSMTMTRRDLSHNVLEVAHTGGVERWLVVKKMLYPKKVKEDMESTELALAFQLSDSSSGDAIPQKQPVFAFLPLRSFGFRFIIQGDFDIPSSREDVDRDSSWNQWLRSEIPQLFVHAMDVFNQHPEFSGLGGLCYFLQFIPQPSEILDFFNPVANQIIHLLKGKACLPAKVDNGKS